In the Candidatus Rokuibacteriota bacterium genome, CAGGAGGCGGATCTCTACCGGATGGACGTCATCCCGGTCTGGTTCAACCTGCCGCCGACCTGGAAGAACTTCGACTACCTCTTCAACCACACGAACTACGGCGCCTGGATCGTCAACACCATGGCCATCTCGGCCCTGGTCTCGGTGATCACGCTGCTCACCGCAATCCCGGCCGGCTACGCGCTGGCCCGGCTCAGGCTCCCCGGGGCCGAGAACCTCGGGATCGCCATCTTCATGACGTACCTGGTGCCCGCGATCATCCTGTTCCTCCCGCTCTCGCGCGTCGTCTCGATGATCGGTCTCCAGGACCGGTGGTGGGCGCTCGTCGTGGTCTACCCCACGTTCACAATCCCGTTCTGCACCTGGCTCCTCATGGGCTTCTTCAAGACCGTGCCGGCGGAGATCGAGGAGGCGGCGCGCGTGGACGGGTGCGGGCAGCTCGGCGCCCTCGTCCGCGTCGTGCTCCCGGTCAGCCTCCCCGGGGTCCTCACGTCCGTGATCTTCGCCTTCACGCTCTCGATGCAGGACTTCCTGTACGCGCTCGCTTTCGTCTCGGTCGGCGACCAGAAGCCGGTGCCGCTCGGCGTGGCGACGGAGCTGATCCGGGGGGACGTCTTCTTCTGGGGGTCGCTGATGGCGGGCGCGCTACTGGTCGGCGTCCCAGTGGCGATCCTCTACAACTTCTTCCTGGACCGCTTCATCACGGGAATCACCGGGGGGGTCGTCAGGTAACCGGGCGAGGCGGGCCAGCTCCGTCCAGGGGACCGGCTCGCCCCCAATCCCGGACAGGACGGGGGCGCGAGCCGCTGGGAGTGAGGGAGCGAGCGTCCCGGCGGAGGCCGACCGGCACGGACCGGGCACCGCCGCCGGGGACGTGGCGAGCAGGCGCTATTCGGGCTCGGGCTTCTGGACCGTCGGGGCCCCCGGATAGCCGATGTGGAGGATCAGGTACTTGACCGGCCTGTCGGTCCGGTTCGTGTGGTTGTGCCACCACCCTCCAGCATCCATGAACGACTGCCCGCCCCCGTGGTACTGGACGCCCTTGATGCCGACCGGCCCCGCCTCGTAGTCTGTGGTCAGGATGCCCTCGATGACGTAGATGTAGGTCGGCACCCTGAACTGCTGACGGCCGGTCTGGCCACCCGGCTCGAGCTCGACCGTCGCCCCGCTGACGAAGATCGGCGCGTTCACTGTCGCGCTGAAGCCCCCGAGCGAGGTGACCAGGCCCTTGGTCTTGACTCCCCTCGGGGCCTTGTCCTGACCCTCGGCCGGAAGGCCCACGGCGCCGACGAGGAGGGCAGCGAGGAGCGCGATGACCATTCTAGTCGTCATTGGTTCACCTCCGGCGAAAAGGCGTGAACACCTGATGGCCCGAGCAAGCGTGATCACCGACCCCGGCCGGGGCGCCCATGACGGTCCTCCGGCCAGCCGCGCGTTTTTTTTGATGCGCGGAGACTAGCACCGGCAGGTTCAGCATGTCAAGGCTGAGTTGTAAACATCGGGGCCGCGGCGCCGTCACGGCAGTCGTGGCTTCCCTCTGCCTCGGCGGGGCGCTCCTCTCTGCGGCGGCGGATGTGCTGGTGGCCACAGGCTTCCACGCGGAGGTGCTGGTCACGGGCATTCCCCGGCCGATCGAGCTTGCCTTTAATACCGCCGGGCGCCTGGTCGTCTTGAGTCACGGCTGGCGTGGCGATGCGGCTGCGGAGATCTACCAGCTCGACCTGGCGGGCCCGTTCCCGGTTGACGTCTCCGGCGCCCGGCGGCTCGTGATCCCGTTCTCCGAGGGACCCCGCAAGATCGCGTTCGGCAGCCTGGCCGCCGACCCGAGGTCCGGCGACCTCTTTCTCGGCGAAGAGAACGGCAACCGCATCTACCGGCTCGCCGCGGACGGGACGCTGACGCCTGCTGCGGTCGGTCTCCACCATCTGGTCGGCGGGAGCAGCCTGGCGTTCGACGGTCGGGGCCGGCTGGTGGTGCTGGACTTTACGAGCCCCGAGGG is a window encoding:
- a CDS encoding carbohydrate ABC transporter permease, translating into MVTAARPRSQRAKEIRRHVLIYAGLSPYILIAVFPLYWMAITALKQEADLYRMDVIPVWFNLPPTWKNFDYLFNHTNYGAWIVNTMAISALVSVITLLTAIPAGYALARLRLPGAENLGIAIFMTYLVPAIILFLPLSRVVSMIGLQDRWWALVVVYPTFTIPFCTWLLMGFFKTVPAEIEEAARVDGCGQLGALVRVVLPVSLPGVLTSVIFAFTLSMQDFLYALAFVSVGDQKPVPLGVATELIRGDVFFWGSLMAGALLVGVPVAILYNFFLDRFITGITGGVVR